A genomic stretch from Oreochromis aureus strain Israel breed Guangdong linkage group 17, ZZ_aureus, whole genome shotgun sequence includes:
- the mknk2b gene encoding MAP kinase-interacting serine/threonine-protein kinase 2b: protein MVQNKIAEVTGFHRSFKGQNPFESEDFTKNGSHLIDSSFNFDSSPRHDMPSSQPIDIPDAKKRNKKKKRCRATDSFSGRFEDVYRLQEEVLGEGAYARVQTCINLITNKEYAVKIIEKRPGHSRSRVFREVEMLYQCQGHRNILELVEFFEEEDKFYLVFEKLRGGSILEHIHKRQHFSEQEACLVVQDIASALDFLHNKGMAHRDLKPENILCESAHKICPVKICDFDLGSGIKLNSDSSPISTPELLTPCGSAEYMAPEVVEAFSEEATIYDKRCDLWSLGVILYIMLSGYPPFVGRCGGDCGWELGEPCHTCQNTLFESIQEGKYEFPEKDWAHISSSAKDLISKLLVRDAKSRLSASQVLQHPWVLGGASDTLPTSILHQRTSSARDLTVFADKAMAVNRQLAEQDGMEEQQQQEVQFFVTASGSSMRLSPPSNSKLAKRRQRSSQPKAGPVSATELCQLLAPLVIVGDCA, encoded by the exons ATGGTGCAAAATAAGATCGCCGAAGTCACTGGATTCCACCGCTCCTTCAAG GGGCAAAATCCCTTTGAATCGGAGGACTTCACTAAAAATGGATCCCATCTTATCGATTCATCATTTAATTTTGATTCCTCCCCCAGACATG ACATGCCTTCCAGTCAGCCTATTGACATCCCCGATGCCAAGAAgagaaacaagaagaaaaagcgTTGCCGGGCAACTGACAGTTTCTCTGGAAGATTCGAGG ATGTCTACAGACTGCAGGAAGAGGTCTTGGGAGAGGGCGCTTATGCCAGAGTGCAAACATGCATTAACCTCATCACCAATAAAGAGTATGCtgtaaag ATAATCGAGAAAAGGCCGGGTCACAGCCGCAGTCGTGTCTTCCGTGAGGTTGAGATGCTCTACCAGTGCCAGGGCCATAG AAACATCCTGGAGCTGGTGGAGTTTTTTGAAGAGGAAGACAAATTCTACCTGGTGTTTGAGAAGCTCAGAGGAG GGTCAATCTTGGAACACATTCACAAGAGACAGCACTTCAGTGAGCAGGAGGCCTGTCTCGTGGTGCAGGACATTGCCAGTGCTCTAGATTTCCTTCATAACAAGG gaatGGCACATAGAGACCTGAAACCTGAAAACATTCTCTGTGAGAGTGCACACAAG ATATGCCCGGTCAAGATCTGTGACTTTGACTTAGGCAGTGGGATCAAGCTGAACAGTGACAGCTCACCCATCTCCACCCCTGAGCTCCTCACTCCT TGCGGCTCAGCAGAGTACATGGCACCTGAGGTAGTTGAGGCCTTCAGTGAAGAAGCTACAATTTACGACAAGCGCTGTGACCTGTGGAGTCTTGGAGTCATTCTGTACATCATGCTAAGTGGATATCCTCCGTTCGTAGGCCGCTGTGGTGGCGACTGTGGCTGGGAATTGGGTGAACCCTGCCACACCTGCCAG AACACTTTATTTGAGAGCATCCAGGAAGGAAAATACGAGTTTCCGGAAAAAGACTGGGCTCACATCTCCTCAAGTGCCAAAGACCTGATATCCAAACTTCTGGTTCGGGATGCCAAAAGCCGTCTGAGTGCCAGTCAGGTGCTGCAGCACCCCTGGGTGCTGGGG GGAGCATCTGACACTTTGCCAACATCCATCTTACATCAGAG AACCAGCAGTGCCAGGGATCTTACAGTTTTTGCAGATAAGGCCATGGCTGTGAACCGGCAGCTGGCTGAACAGGATGGCAtggaagagcagcagcagcaggaagtcCAATTTTTTGTTACCGCTTCTGGCTCATCTATGCGCCTCTCTCCTCCTTCCAACTCCAAGCTGGCCAAGCGCAGGCAGCGAAGCAGCCAGCCAAAGGCTGGGCCCGTCTCCGCCACGGAGCTTTGTCAGCTCTTGGCCCCCCTCGTCATCGTGGGAGACTGTGCCTGA